One part of the Leptospira venezuelensis genome encodes these proteins:
- a CDS encoding SH3 domain-containing protein produces the protein MFQKIRLICLFFFVILNLYYCKKETNLASDELGTIKEELNPTSDELTTMFVSEFKGTDLKSKPSLDSEPIGTISYGEEIEVVEKLENKWIKIRWNDKTGWIAEDKRAILTNIESVDYSLRIPETNQYWMIGLDNKKNKKILISFATFEIWKTFTKIEFATSGINTPIWTDTNGNFVITTKPINGKFFGLRGKILHQGEFSECEGSMPFEGFHEVYSIVESKIALESSLKLAIIGEPCEL, from the coding sequence ATGTTTCAAAAGATCCGATTAATTTGTTTATTCTTCTTCGTTATACTTAATCTTTATTACTGTAAAAAAGAGACTAATTTAGCCTCAGATGAATTGGGGACTATAAAAGAAGAGCTTAATCCAACTTCTGATGAATTGACGACCATGTTTGTTTCAGAATTTAAGGGAACTGATCTAAAATCGAAGCCATCTTTAGATTCAGAGCCTATTGGAACTATTTCATACGGAGAAGAAATCGAAGTTGTAGAGAAATTAGAGAATAAATGGATAAAGATCAGATGGAATGATAAAACAGGATGGATTGCAGAGGATAAGCGGGCAATTTTAACTAATATTGAATCAGTTGATTATTCATTAAGAATACCTGAGACAAATCAATACTGGATGATTGGGCTTGATAATAAAAAGAATAAGAAAATCCTAATTTCATTTGCGACTTTTGAGATTTGGAAAACCTTCACCAAGATTGAATTTGCGACTTCTGGAATTAATACTCCTATTTGGACAGATACGAATGGAAACTTTGTTATAACAACAAAACCTATTAATGGGAAATTCTTCGGTTTAAGAGGAAAAATACTTCATCAGGGCGAATTTTCCGAATGTGAGGGGAGTATGCCTTTTGAAGGTTTCCACGAAGTCTATAGTATCGTTGAAAGTAAAATAGCTTTAGAGAGCTCTTTG